A single Aspergillus chevalieri M1 DNA, chromosome 3, nearly complete sequence DNA region contains:
- a CDS encoding uncharacterized protein (COG:S;~EggNog:ENOG410Q1H7), translating into MPKSNPRRDRLADKIDKEGFFSPPCLRCSEMSASNMSCECKRISSNRKCNNCVRSGVKCERDFHNERKWQNLERDRMRLAADLEDAERSNDEALARLSETSAKLARLRKHKRFLEARNKAMLENDVALLEELDSQVSWPVAETASLDAQLAAVTDDPSLSQMMNSPSFWENFDSAVAGGIPSPTGGNQSSSQ; encoded by the coding sequence ATGCCCAAATCAAACCCTCGTCGTGATCGTCTGGCTGATAAAATAGATAAGGaaggtttcttttctcctccttgtCTCCGTTGTTCCGAAATGAGTGCTTCCAATATGTCTTGTGAATGTAAACGAATCTCGTCAAATCGAAAATGCAATAATTGTGTGCGTTCTGGCGTCAAGTGTGAACGTGATTTTCATAATGAACGAAAATGGCAAAATTTGGAGCGTGATCGAATGAGATTAGCCGCCGACCTCGAAGATGCGGAGCGTTCAAATGATGAGGCACTGGCGCGTCTTTCCGAGACGTCTGCCAAATTGGCCCGGTTGCGGAAACATAAACGGTTTCTTGAGGCTCGAAATAAGGCTATGTTAGAGAATGACGTGGCTCTTCTTGAGGAGTTGGATTCTCAAGTTTCCTGGCCTGTTGCTGAGACCGCTTCTCTGGATGCTCAGCTTGCTGCGGTGACAGATGATCCTAGTCtgtctcagatgatgaattctccttccttttgggagaacttcgactctgctgtcgctggtggtattccttcaccaactggtggcaaccagtcaagttcgcaatag